From a region of the Mercurialis annua linkage group LG1-X, ddMerAnnu1.2, whole genome shotgun sequence genome:
- the LOC126682029 gene encoding ubiquitin carboxyl-terminal hydrolase 26 isoform X1: MPKTHHLLTLNLSVHLVLYYPFIIKITRCSSPLSFPPSNYYLPVEVGDKMSRPTTRSKNKRNKQGDNVNITSEILRKIHVTGGEVTNDDINQLYMIWKPVCQGCRVNTKDNPNCFCGLIPPPNGSRKSGLWQKLSEIEQAMGEDPCNNLRASSDSPAGLTNLGATCYANSILQYLYMNTSFREGLFSVEPELLKQQPVLDELARLFAKLHAGKMAFIDSAPFIKTLELDNGVQQDSHEFLTLLLSLLERCLSYSEVSKVRTIVQDLFRGSVSHVTTCSKCGRDSEASYKMEDFYELELNVKGLKNLDESLDDYLSVEELHGENQYFCEICKTRVDANRSIKLQTLPDVLNFQLKRCVFLPKTTTKKKITSAFGFPGVLDMRQRLSEPSQLDWVYDLTAVLIHKGTAVNSGHYTAHIRDERTGQWWEFDDEHVSNLGCHPFGEVSSSSSSKVVHSEPPASKEEVHTVSNGNHIDGAQPKSLKSSTDSHEMFSSNDAYMLMYTLRRTKKVADKYGSNKMLSEDWETSLHNSSLPSHLLEDVKALNASYLDACQQYKIKKENEVNLITERRQEVRTILSEAPVQSLEISFCWVSTDWLRQWADNITSPMLDNTPIQCSHGKVPVSKVSSLKRLSAESWAKLLSKYGGGPMLTNNDCCMACLQDGAQSVVCADSYRDRRTLMRDLVNDVLIGKDLDGKYYVSKTWLQQWVRRKNLDAPNEADAGPTVSIRCPHGKLMPEQAPGAKRVLVPEKLWLFFYEDAIAVKPDDSSGCITFPSDSQQCSQCCDEISEEACLEDSLRVVKIKQRQNHEKLSMGKSIPLSLHCKYYLVSSSWLTRWRNYVTAVSKNTSSSVEPETLDIVMNSLKCEKHLRLLERAPDLISKRGMLFQKGSTTDGLTIITDDDWNNFCEEWGGNKEEGISAVIEPSNVVENRMSLSSEVTAATEGQLNSPDDVNDKTDSRLPVIRTCPEICEDCIGEKESCKLMQKLNYSNEDIHVTLIRGKEAPRSILEASKITSEPDRRASKRSRKTSYGNSVHLKVSGFTSIYQLKMMIWESFGVVKENQILHKGEMILDKDDATLADFNVFPGDKLWVQDSEIHEHRDIADELAGEKMNAQHAEEGFRGTLLTASISSQPVQDVCSKM; encoded by the exons ATGCCTAAAACACACCATCTTTTAACACTTAATTTGAGTGTTCATCTCGTATTATATTATCCcttcataattaaaataactcGCTGCTCATCACCGCTCTCTTTCCCCCCCTCCAATTATTATCTGCCGGTTGAG GTCGGTGATAAAATGAGCCGGCCGACCACTCGtagcaaaaataaaagaaataaacaagGAGATAATGTTAATATAACTTCTGAAATATTaag GAAAATACATGTAACGGGTGGTGAAGTAACAAATGACGATATAAATCAGTTGTACATGATATGGAAGCCAGTTTGTCAAGGCTGTCGTGTAAATACTAAAGATAATCCCAACTGTTTTTGCGGGCTGATTCCACCGCCCAACGGGAGTCGTAAATCTGGTTTATGGCAGAAATTATCGGAGATAGAGCAAGCTATGGGTGAAGATCCATGCAATAATCTTCGTGCATCTTCTGATTCACCGGCTGGTCTCACGAATCTCGGAGCAACATGCTATGCCAACAGCATACTTCAGTATCTATATATGAATACTTCTTTCCGAGAAGGCCTTTTCAGTGTTGAACCAGAACTACTGAAACAACAACCTGTCCTGGATGAGCTTGCCCGGCTTTTTGCAAAGTTGCATGCTGGGAAAATGGCTTTTATTGATTCAGCTCCATTTATAAagacactggagttagacaatGGAGTTCAACAGGATAGCCATGAGTTCTTGACCCTACTTCTTTCTTTGCTTGAGCGTTGTCTAAGCTATTCAGAGGTTTCCAAGGTCAGAACAATTGTTCAAGATCTATTCCGCGGAAGTGTGTCACATGTAACAAC ATGCTCAAAATGTGGAAGAGATTCTGAAGCATCGTATAAGATGGAAGATTTTTATGAGCTGGAATTGAATGTAAAAGGGTTGAAAAACTTGGATGAAAGTTTGGACGATTACCTTAGTGTGGAAGAGCTTCATGGCGAGAATCAGTATTTCTGTGAGATATGTAAAACGCGAGTTGATGCCAATCGCAGTATTAAACTACAAACTCTGCCCGATGTCCTTAATTTTCAGCTTAAACGTTGTGTTTTCCTTCCAAAG ACCACAACAAAGAAGAAAATCACTTCTGCATTTGGGTTCCCGGGAGTACTGGATATGCGGCAGAGACTGTCTGAACCTTCTCAGCTTGATTGGGTATATGACTTGACCGCAGTGTTGATTCACAAGGGAACTGCTGTTAACAGCGGCCATTACACTGCTCATATTAGGGATGAGCGTACTGGGCAATGGTGGGAATTTGATGATGAGCATGTCTCAAACTTAGGTTGCCACCCTTTTGGAGAAGTCTCTTCAAGTTCTTCATCTAAAGTTGTTCATAGCGAGCCACCAGCTTCCAAAGAAGAAGTGCATACCGTTTCCAATGGAAATCATATCGATGGTGCTCAGCCAAAGTCTTTGAAATCCAGCACTGACAGCCATGAGATGTTTTCATCAAATGATGCGTACATGTTGATGTATACTCTTAGGCGAACTAAGAAGGTAGCTGATAAATATGGTTCCAACAAAATGTTATCAGAAGATTGGGAGACTTCTTTACACAACAGTTCTCTTCCATCTCACCTCTTAGAAGATGTAAAGGCTTTGAATGCCTCTTACCTTGATGCTTGCCAACAGTACAAGATAAAGAAGGAGAATGAGGTGAATCTTATTACTGAACGAAGACAAGAAGTGCGAACAATTCTTTCTGAAGCTCCTGTCCAGTCACTTGAAATATCATTTTGTTGGGTTTCCACAGACTGGCTTCGCCAGTGGGCCGACAACATTACATCACC TATGTTGGATAACACTCCTATCCAATGCTCACATGGAAAAGTCCCCGTATCAAAAGTAAGTTCCTTGAAGCGGTTGTCTGCTGAATCTTGGGCCAAATTGCTCTCTAAG TATGGTGGAGGGCCGATGCTGACTAACAACGACTGCTGCATGGCCTGCCTTCAAGATGGTGCACAATCAGTGGTCTGTGCTGATAGCTATAGGGATCGAAGGACATTAATGAGAGATCTTGTGAATGATGTATTGATAGGGAAGGACCTAGATGGAAAATACTATGTATCTAAAACATG GTTGCAGCAGTGGGTGCGAAGAAAAAATCTTGATGCTCCAAATGAAGCTGATGCAGGACCCACAGTTTCAATCAGGTGTCCTCATGGGAAACTGATGCCTGAGCAAGCACCTGGTGCCAAGCGAGTGCTTGTTCCTGAGAAGCTATGGCTTTTCTTCTACGAGGATGCCATTGCAGTGAAACCTGATGATTCCTCGGGTTGCATAACTTTTCCTTCAGATTCTCAGCAGTGCTCCCAGTGTTGTGATGAAATTTCTGAAGAAGCATGCTTGGAGGACTCCCTAAG AGTGGTGAAGATAAAACAGCGCCAGAATCATGAGAAATTGTCAATGGGCAAAAGTATTCCTTTATCTTTGCATTGCAAGTATTACTTGGTGTCCTCGTCATGGCTCACAAGATGGAGAAACTATGTAACTGCAGTGAGCAAGAATACTTCTTCATCAGTGGAACCTGAGACTCTTGATATAGTCATGAATTCACTGAAATGTGAAAAG CATTTGCGACTCCTAGAAAGGGCTCCTGATCTGATCTCCAAACGTGGCATGCTTTTCCAGAAGGGTTCTACT ACTGATGGGTTAACAATCATTACGGACGATGACTGGAACAACTTCTGTGAAGAGTGGGGTGGTAATAAGGAGGAGGGCATATCTGCAGTAATTGAACCAAGTAATGTGGTGGAAAATAGAATGTCTCTCTCCTCCGAAGTGACAGCAGCGACTGAGGGGCAGTTGAATAGTCCAGATGATGTAAATGACAAGACTGACAGCAGACTGCCTGTTATTAGGACATGTCCGGAG ATTTGTGAGGACTGCATAGGTGAAAAAGAAAGTTGTAAGTTGATGCAGAAACTTAACTACTCCAATGAGGATATACATGTAACACTTATACGTGGTAAGGAAGCTCCAAGGTCAATTCTAGAAGCTTCTAAGATCACTTCAGAGCCTGATCGACGGGCTTCCAAGCGTTCTCGAAAGACTAGCTATGGGAATTCCGTACATTTAAAAGTTTCTGGCTTTACATCAATATACCAATTGAAAATGATGATATGGGAATCATTTGGG GTGGTTAAAGAGAACCAGATACTTCACAAAGGAGAAATGATACTTGACAAGGATGATGCTACTCTTGCAGACTTCAATGTATTCCCTGGTGATAAGTTGTGGGTTCAAGATTCTGAAATTCATGAGCATAGAGATATTGCTG ATGAGCTTGCTGGTGAGAAAATGAATGCTCAGCATGCTGAGGAAGGATTTCGGGGGACACTGTTAACTGCAAGTATTTCGTCCCAACCTGTTCAAGATGTATGCTCTAAAATGTGA
- the LOC126682029 gene encoding ubiquitin carboxyl-terminal hydrolase 26 isoform X2, whose protein sequence is MSRPTTRSKNKRNKQGDNVNITSEILRKIHVTGGEVTNDDINQLYMIWKPVCQGCRVNTKDNPNCFCGLIPPPNGSRKSGLWQKLSEIEQAMGEDPCNNLRASSDSPAGLTNLGATCYANSILQYLYMNTSFREGLFSVEPELLKQQPVLDELARLFAKLHAGKMAFIDSAPFIKTLELDNGVQQDSHEFLTLLLSLLERCLSYSEVSKVRTIVQDLFRGSVSHVTTCSKCGRDSEASYKMEDFYELELNVKGLKNLDESLDDYLSVEELHGENQYFCEICKTRVDANRSIKLQTLPDVLNFQLKRCVFLPKTTTKKKITSAFGFPGVLDMRQRLSEPSQLDWVYDLTAVLIHKGTAVNSGHYTAHIRDERTGQWWEFDDEHVSNLGCHPFGEVSSSSSSKVVHSEPPASKEEVHTVSNGNHIDGAQPKSLKSSTDSHEMFSSNDAYMLMYTLRRTKKVADKYGSNKMLSEDWETSLHNSSLPSHLLEDVKALNASYLDACQQYKIKKENEVNLITERRQEVRTILSEAPVQSLEISFCWVSTDWLRQWADNITSPMLDNTPIQCSHGKVPVSKVSSLKRLSAESWAKLLSKYGGGPMLTNNDCCMACLQDGAQSVVCADSYRDRRTLMRDLVNDVLIGKDLDGKYYVSKTWLQQWVRRKNLDAPNEADAGPTVSIRCPHGKLMPEQAPGAKRVLVPEKLWLFFYEDAIAVKPDDSSGCITFPSDSQQCSQCCDEISEEACLEDSLRVVKIKQRQNHEKLSMGKSIPLSLHCKYYLVSSSWLTRWRNYVTAVSKNTSSSVEPETLDIVMNSLKCEKHLRLLERAPDLISKRGMLFQKGSTTDGLTIITDDDWNNFCEEWGGNKEEGISAVIEPSNVVENRMSLSSEVTAATEGQLNSPDDVNDKTDSRLPVIRTCPEICEDCIGEKESCKLMQKLNYSNEDIHVTLIRGKEAPRSILEASKITSEPDRRASKRSRKTSYGNSVHLKVSGFTSIYQLKMMIWESFGVVKENQILHKGEMILDKDDATLADFNVFPGDKLWVQDSEIHEHRDIADELAGEKMNAQHAEEGFRGTLLTASISSQPVQDVCSKM, encoded by the exons ATGAGCCGGCCGACCACTCGtagcaaaaataaaagaaataaacaagGAGATAATGTTAATATAACTTCTGAAATATTaag GAAAATACATGTAACGGGTGGTGAAGTAACAAATGACGATATAAATCAGTTGTACATGATATGGAAGCCAGTTTGTCAAGGCTGTCGTGTAAATACTAAAGATAATCCCAACTGTTTTTGCGGGCTGATTCCACCGCCCAACGGGAGTCGTAAATCTGGTTTATGGCAGAAATTATCGGAGATAGAGCAAGCTATGGGTGAAGATCCATGCAATAATCTTCGTGCATCTTCTGATTCACCGGCTGGTCTCACGAATCTCGGAGCAACATGCTATGCCAACAGCATACTTCAGTATCTATATATGAATACTTCTTTCCGAGAAGGCCTTTTCAGTGTTGAACCAGAACTACTGAAACAACAACCTGTCCTGGATGAGCTTGCCCGGCTTTTTGCAAAGTTGCATGCTGGGAAAATGGCTTTTATTGATTCAGCTCCATTTATAAagacactggagttagacaatGGAGTTCAACAGGATAGCCATGAGTTCTTGACCCTACTTCTTTCTTTGCTTGAGCGTTGTCTAAGCTATTCAGAGGTTTCCAAGGTCAGAACAATTGTTCAAGATCTATTCCGCGGAAGTGTGTCACATGTAACAAC ATGCTCAAAATGTGGAAGAGATTCTGAAGCATCGTATAAGATGGAAGATTTTTATGAGCTGGAATTGAATGTAAAAGGGTTGAAAAACTTGGATGAAAGTTTGGACGATTACCTTAGTGTGGAAGAGCTTCATGGCGAGAATCAGTATTTCTGTGAGATATGTAAAACGCGAGTTGATGCCAATCGCAGTATTAAACTACAAACTCTGCCCGATGTCCTTAATTTTCAGCTTAAACGTTGTGTTTTCCTTCCAAAG ACCACAACAAAGAAGAAAATCACTTCTGCATTTGGGTTCCCGGGAGTACTGGATATGCGGCAGAGACTGTCTGAACCTTCTCAGCTTGATTGGGTATATGACTTGACCGCAGTGTTGATTCACAAGGGAACTGCTGTTAACAGCGGCCATTACACTGCTCATATTAGGGATGAGCGTACTGGGCAATGGTGGGAATTTGATGATGAGCATGTCTCAAACTTAGGTTGCCACCCTTTTGGAGAAGTCTCTTCAAGTTCTTCATCTAAAGTTGTTCATAGCGAGCCACCAGCTTCCAAAGAAGAAGTGCATACCGTTTCCAATGGAAATCATATCGATGGTGCTCAGCCAAAGTCTTTGAAATCCAGCACTGACAGCCATGAGATGTTTTCATCAAATGATGCGTACATGTTGATGTATACTCTTAGGCGAACTAAGAAGGTAGCTGATAAATATGGTTCCAACAAAATGTTATCAGAAGATTGGGAGACTTCTTTACACAACAGTTCTCTTCCATCTCACCTCTTAGAAGATGTAAAGGCTTTGAATGCCTCTTACCTTGATGCTTGCCAACAGTACAAGATAAAGAAGGAGAATGAGGTGAATCTTATTACTGAACGAAGACAAGAAGTGCGAACAATTCTTTCTGAAGCTCCTGTCCAGTCACTTGAAATATCATTTTGTTGGGTTTCCACAGACTGGCTTCGCCAGTGGGCCGACAACATTACATCACC TATGTTGGATAACACTCCTATCCAATGCTCACATGGAAAAGTCCCCGTATCAAAAGTAAGTTCCTTGAAGCGGTTGTCTGCTGAATCTTGGGCCAAATTGCTCTCTAAG TATGGTGGAGGGCCGATGCTGACTAACAACGACTGCTGCATGGCCTGCCTTCAAGATGGTGCACAATCAGTGGTCTGTGCTGATAGCTATAGGGATCGAAGGACATTAATGAGAGATCTTGTGAATGATGTATTGATAGGGAAGGACCTAGATGGAAAATACTATGTATCTAAAACATG GTTGCAGCAGTGGGTGCGAAGAAAAAATCTTGATGCTCCAAATGAAGCTGATGCAGGACCCACAGTTTCAATCAGGTGTCCTCATGGGAAACTGATGCCTGAGCAAGCACCTGGTGCCAAGCGAGTGCTTGTTCCTGAGAAGCTATGGCTTTTCTTCTACGAGGATGCCATTGCAGTGAAACCTGATGATTCCTCGGGTTGCATAACTTTTCCTTCAGATTCTCAGCAGTGCTCCCAGTGTTGTGATGAAATTTCTGAAGAAGCATGCTTGGAGGACTCCCTAAG AGTGGTGAAGATAAAACAGCGCCAGAATCATGAGAAATTGTCAATGGGCAAAAGTATTCCTTTATCTTTGCATTGCAAGTATTACTTGGTGTCCTCGTCATGGCTCACAAGATGGAGAAACTATGTAACTGCAGTGAGCAAGAATACTTCTTCATCAGTGGAACCTGAGACTCTTGATATAGTCATGAATTCACTGAAATGTGAAAAG CATTTGCGACTCCTAGAAAGGGCTCCTGATCTGATCTCCAAACGTGGCATGCTTTTCCAGAAGGGTTCTACT ACTGATGGGTTAACAATCATTACGGACGATGACTGGAACAACTTCTGTGAAGAGTGGGGTGGTAATAAGGAGGAGGGCATATCTGCAGTAATTGAACCAAGTAATGTGGTGGAAAATAGAATGTCTCTCTCCTCCGAAGTGACAGCAGCGACTGAGGGGCAGTTGAATAGTCCAGATGATGTAAATGACAAGACTGACAGCAGACTGCCTGTTATTAGGACATGTCCGGAG ATTTGTGAGGACTGCATAGGTGAAAAAGAAAGTTGTAAGTTGATGCAGAAACTTAACTACTCCAATGAGGATATACATGTAACACTTATACGTGGTAAGGAAGCTCCAAGGTCAATTCTAGAAGCTTCTAAGATCACTTCAGAGCCTGATCGACGGGCTTCCAAGCGTTCTCGAAAGACTAGCTATGGGAATTCCGTACATTTAAAAGTTTCTGGCTTTACATCAATATACCAATTGAAAATGATGATATGGGAATCATTTGGG GTGGTTAAAGAGAACCAGATACTTCACAAAGGAGAAATGATACTTGACAAGGATGATGCTACTCTTGCAGACTTCAATGTATTCCCTGGTGATAAGTTGTGGGTTCAAGATTCTGAAATTCATGAGCATAGAGATATTGCTG ATGAGCTTGCTGGTGAGAAAATGAATGCTCAGCATGCTGAGGAAGGATTTCGGGGGACACTGTTAACTGCAAGTATTTCGTCCCAACCTGTTCAAGATGTATGCTCTAAAATGTGA